The window ATCTCCCGTTTCTTTACCCGTCTCGTTGCTTTAAGTGTTTGGGCTTTAAACGAACGCGTCCATGAAGCGCCAGGAACACGAAGATGCTTTAACCTTGACGTTTTGTAGCATGTTGGAGCCCGTCCCTCCAGCCAAGCAGACTTTCAGAACCCGTGCAGGACTCTTTTGTCCCGGAGCGGTCTCACACCGCCGCCGCCTAACGACTCCGTCCCAGAGACTGGGTCACGCCGTTTCTGGAACTCCTAGTTTAACGCCCACGCAGGCGTCTTGTCACATGACTATATGGGTTTAAGAATATGCATGATTAGCAGATTAATGAATGATTTGTATTGCATGCAATAAACCAACTCTGTAATGTGAATGTTAGGATAAGGCGATGCTCAGACCTGCTGTCCCGTGGACTCACACTGACGTAGCTGCAGCCCGTGGTCACGCGCCGCTGGTCACGATGAGGGGGGGACTCACCAAAAAGTAGAAGCACAGATCAAGCTGTGACCAGGATGTGGTTTTGGTGATCAAGTGTGGAAACTATGCACTCCAGAGGGAGGAAGTGGGCATGCTTGTTATGTGTGAGCCTCTTGTCTGGTTTTGTATTCACTCTAAatatgagaataaaaaaaagaaacggacATTCAGCAATAAAATGCAGCATGGTGCCAACTGGACTGGTGTGTGTCGCTGTTCTTTTCACTTCTATCTCCTGTAGTGAAGGACGTCCCGTTGGTTAACGTCCCACTCCGGTCACCTGATCATAATAacgatgctgtttttagccacaatagaTATCAATCGTTTTCTtggatgcagagcagcaggagttcattagaagtttgcCCCTTGGGTtttggcaggactgttggtgtggaacaaccccgcccctcttcccttTCTCCATTGCATAGGAGCTTAGGACCCGCCTAGAATATTTTCTACGTCTTTTACAGCCATTtagcatctgctcctgattctcaattatttgaataaatgctCATACATGCAGTTTCCCCCCtattttaatgttctttatctccattgtgagaaaaatgctacaagaacattttaaaaacacaattttggtcggagtgggtctttaacccttgtgttatcctatgcactttaacgttgggagtgctagacagtgctctggaccttttttcttcaatgatttgtgatcttcactggtgtccatggattacatgaagtctttccacctttatccacctttgtcatggtagggagaacacgtcgatggaaggggggggggggtcatctaagatagcacaagggttaaagaaagaaaatcctgtTTGACTCAAAGGAAAACTCAAACAGAGAAATGAAGAAGTCCTTTTAACTTAAGCCCGACTGGAACTGCCTGCTAAAGTACGGCAAACCAGAAGAGAATCCAGGtgagaagaacagaaaaaaaatgaatatttttaggGAGGATTTGgggaaaaacatcaaatcttcaaaaaaaaaacattcagtctGAATAACTTCACACATCTGATGGATGAACTCAAACTGGAAATCAttaactttattgaaaaaaaagaacattaagatCACCTGGACCGAGGTCAGGTATGAACCGGGTAATTatcaaacacaaagacaaacaacttTAGGATTTAAGGCAACCTTTAGTGTAATCTGGGGTTCAGAGCCGATTCTCTGCCAACCCTAATCTACCTTTAAACCAAAAACTGACCCACAAACTTTAAAGGCATCTCCAGCTCCACAGACGACTACCTCCTCTTCTTGTTCCTGATAATACTCATGTCAGCCAATCTGCTCTTCAGGATCGACATCTTCTCCAAGTGAGCTTCAAAATGTTGCTTCACCTGTGAACAAAAGGCAGCAGGTGAGCTCTGAAGGAGAAAGTTCTGACGACATGATCCCAGGAGTCAACCGTCCAACAGCAATCTCTGTTTGGATGTTGCTCTGGCGCCCCCTGCAGGACAGATCTGTGTCTACAGCTCCCATTTACTGAGAAAGAACACACACGTGATCCTCCCCGAAGCTCTCACCTCTGCCAGTCTTTCACTCACAGGCTGCAGATCAAATGAGAGTCCAGAGGCCTTCACCATGGAGCTGCTGTTCAGGATGTAACTGCagaagaaaatagtttttttctgagTGCTTCTCATCTCAGTGTTCTCATCTCTACCATTGAAAAGGGAGAAAGTCTCAGCTCTGATTTACTCCTTTATTCATGAAAGAGCGGATCAGGGAAAATTCACCAACTGATGCTGGATTTGTCCAGGAGGAAGAGGGAGCGAACTGGAGCCAGGCTCGGTGGGCTCGAGTGGAGAATCTTCCCCACGTCGAGGTGGCAGTGACTGCATTTAAGAGGACTGGAGATGCTGAGGAACAAACCAGTGGAGATCAGGGAGGGTTTCAACATTCAGAGGAGACAGATTATGTCCTGTATTTATCATCTTTATCAGGTTCTACCTTAAAATCTACTCACCAGTTTGTCATTTCTCCTTTATCTTTGGACATTACAGCATCTCCAACCACAACATCGTCTGTAACTTCTGaggaaagaaaagcagaaataaaatttgtatttcttttataaatgtattcatAGTAAAGAacaatttagtaaaaaaaaaaaaaaaaaaaacaacgggggggggggggttacaaaaGTAAATAACAAC is drawn from Oryzias latipes chromosome 22, ASM223467v1 and contains these coding sequences:
- the oip5 gene encoding protein Mis18-beta, with product MEFEKSILNKRSDEAKPGTAADDRHLMTFHCQHCYTVLADSLDVCGELQSLDSVILLKVTDDVVVGDAVMSKDKGEMTNCISSPLKCSHCHLDVGKILHSSPPSLAPVRSLFLLDKSSISCYILNSSSMVKASGLSFDLQPVSERLAEVKQHFEAHLEKMSILKSRLADMSIIRNKKRR